A genomic window from Chaetodon auriga isolate fChaAug3 chromosome 13, fChaAug3.hap1, whole genome shotgun sequence includes:
- the cep97 gene encoding centrosomal protein of 97 kDa isoform X2 yields the protein MGVSDLQFDTNAASGMQKLDPSFTCSEDTHTLILDRNHIMKLDHLERSPGLQQLSVASNRLVRMMGVSRLTELRVLNLPNNSIGYIEGLRDLPHLKWLNLSGNNIKVIEQLNNCVSLQHLDLSDNNISTIGDLTKLVALKTLLLHGNSITTLRTVPAHLPAHLSILSLAENEIRDLNEVSYLAPLHDMEQLSIMNNPCVMATPSLPGCDYRPYIMSWCLSLKVLDGYVVSQKEGLKAEWLYSQGKGRSYRPGQHVQLVQYLATVCPLTSSPALETAEDAKLEKILSKQRFHQRQLLEETGGGCPSPPRPTQLDVESHSPSHAVPQGGAREMKKISPPASATAPSVREAEPVMQFNTWVGCDSSHPPLQVVHSPRLGEEPIFLEDVQTDEDKLNGSTLSSESTFLPFTSDLEAQTTHSDSEDETETFEPDSLAPKRPAQPKKHNTNKTHHSPPVDKKDRGLEKDAMSGAATTAGSLEVRVRAPQNDLEISSDFGKAELEEAPKQEEVGTCASKSSAMEADRAAVKIQSWWRGQHTRCCHPMAREVRSEIRLRRMQEHILFLSERLDRVQQQYEEERLQRLVQEEAVKFLWKELQSMQQWKQSVEQQLATITQAVTPAQISAPGLREAALPAASGTTNPPSADVSFPDSGFQSTGDQQVAQEDSFLSSGTADSLKTVRALSPVRSGFAGCGNGVDSADCSLLEQYLSSVQQREEEAEEVISDRTETPQPSSPASPSKTTQSSSPPPKAADNQSEVQRTEETTPGPV from the exons ATGGGTGTATCAGATTTACAGTTTGATACAAATGCTG CCAGCGGTATGCAAAAGCTGGATCCTAGTTTCACCTGCTCCGAGGACACCCACACTCTCATTCTGGACCGTAACCACATTATGAAACTGGACCACCTGGAAAGGAGTCCAGGCCTTCAGCAG CTCTCTGTAGCCAGTAACCGTCTGGTCAGAATGATGGGTGTGTCTCGGCTAACAGAGCTGAGAGTCCTCAATCTTCCCAATAACAGTATTGGATACATCGAGGGGCTGAGAGATCTGCCGCACCTGAAATGGCTCAATCTGTCTGGAAACAATATTAag GTCATTGAGCAACTAAACAACTGTGTTTCCCTTCAACACCTGGATCTGTCCGACAATAACATATCTACCATCGGTGATCTGACTAAACTGGTGGCATTAAAG ACACTTTTACTCCATGGAAACAGCATTACAACACTTCGTACTGTTCCTGCTCACCTCCCTGCACATTTATCTATCCTCTCCCTGGCAGAGAATGAGATAAGGGATCTTAATGAA GTGTCATATCTGGCGCCTCTCCATGACATGGAGCAGCTGTCCATTATGAACAACCCTTGTGTTATGGCGACCCCCTCCTTGCCAGGTTGTGATTATCGGCCCTATATTATGAGTTGGTGCCTAAGCCTAAAGGTCCTGGACGGCTACGTTGTGTCACAGAAAGAAGG TCTCAAGGCAGAGTGGCTCTACAGTCAGGGAAAAGGACGTTCATATCGACCTGGTCAGCATGTTCAGCTTGTTCAGTACCTGGCCACAGTTTGCCCTCTGACGTCATCGCCGGCCCTCGAGACGGCCGAAGATGCCAAACTGGAGAAGATCCTCAGTAAGCAGAG GTTTCACCAAAGGCAGCTGTTGGAGGAGACTGGAGGAGGCTGTCCCAGCCCTCCTCGTCCAACTCAGCTGGATGTGGAGAGCCACAGTCCTTCACATGCAGTCCCACAGGGGGGAGctagagagatgaagaaaatcaGTCCGCCCGCATCAGCCACTGCTCCATCGGTCCGGGAGGCAG AGCCAGTCATGCAGTTTAACACCTGGGTGGGCTGTGATTCTTCCCACCCACCATTGCAAGTAGTTCACAGCCCAAGGCTCGGAGAGGAGCCCATCTTTTTAGAGGACGTGCAGACAGATGAGGACAAACTCAATGGCAGCACGCTTTCCTCAGAGTCCACCTTTCTCCCCTTCACATCGGATCTGGAGGCACAGACGACCCACTCTGACAGCGAGGATGAGACGGAGACATTTGAACCTGATTCCCTGGCTCCGAAGCGGCCAGCACAGCCcaaaaagcacaacacaaacaagacacaccATTCTCCCCCAGTGGATAAGAAAGACAGGGGTCTTGAAAAGGATGCTATGTCTGGTGCAGCCACAACAGCTGGATCACTGGAGGTCAGAGTTAGGGCACCACAAAATGATCTGGAAATATCGTCCGACTTTGGTAAAGCGGAGTTGGAAGAAGCCCCCAAACAGGAAGAAGTTGGTACGTGTGCCAGTAAATCAAGTGCGATGGAAGCAGACAGGGCAGCGGTCAAAATCCAGTCATGGTGGAGGGGACAGCACACTCGCTGTTGTCACCCCATGGCCAGAGAGGTGCGCAGCGAAATCCGCCTGCGCAGGATGCAAGAACacatcctcttcctgtctgaaagGCTCGATAG GGTGCAGCAGCAGTATGAAGAAGAAAGGTTACAAAGGCTCGTTCAGgaagaagctgtgaagttcctGTGGAAAGAG CTCCAGTCTATGCAGCAGTGGAAGCagtctgtggagcagcagctggccaCCATTACTCAGGCTGTCACCCCGGCTCAGATCTCAGCTCCAGGACTACGCGAGGCTGCCCTGCCTGCTGCATCCGGCACGACAAACCCACCCAGTGCAGATGTCTCCTTCCCTGACTCCGGCTTCCAGTCAACAGGTGATCAGCAGGTGGCGCAGGAGGACAGCTTCCTGAGCAGCGGGACGGCAGACTCTTTGAAGACAGTGCGAGCACTGAGCCCCGTTCGCAGCGGCTTCGCTGGTTGTGGCAATGGTGTGGACAGCGCAGACTGCAGCCTGCTGGAGCAGTAcctctcctctgtgcagcagagggaggaggaggccgaggaggtTATCAGTGATAGAACAGAAACACCACAGCCCTCCTCACCAGCATCACccagcaaaacaacacagtcCAGTTCCCCCCCGCCGAAGGCCGCTGACAACCAATCAGAAGTGCAAAGAACGGAGGAAACCACTCCTGGCCCTGTGTGA
- the cep97 gene encoding centrosomal protein of 97 kDa isoform X1, whose product MGVSDLQFDTNAGPVVDLSASGMQKLDPSFTCSEDTHTLILDRNHIMKLDHLERSPGLQQLSVASNRLVRMMGVSRLTELRVLNLPNNSIGYIEGLRDLPHLKWLNLSGNNIKVIEQLNNCVSLQHLDLSDNNISTIGDLTKLVALKTLLLHGNSITTLRTVPAHLPAHLSILSLAENEIRDLNEVSYLAPLHDMEQLSIMNNPCVMATPSLPGCDYRPYIMSWCLSLKVLDGYVVSQKEGLKAEWLYSQGKGRSYRPGQHVQLVQYLATVCPLTSSPALETAEDAKLEKILSKQRFHQRQLLEETGGGCPSPPRPTQLDVESHSPSHAVPQGGAREMKKISPPASATAPSVREAEPVMQFNTWVGCDSSHPPLQVVHSPRLGEEPIFLEDVQTDEDKLNGSTLSSESTFLPFTSDLEAQTTHSDSEDETETFEPDSLAPKRPAQPKKHNTNKTHHSPPVDKKDRGLEKDAMSGAATTAGSLEVRVRAPQNDLEISSDFGKAELEEAPKQEEVGTCASKSSAMEADRAAVKIQSWWRGQHTRCCHPMAREVRSEIRLRRMQEHILFLSERLDRVQQQYEEERLQRLVQEEAVKFLWKELQSMQQWKQSVEQQLATITQAVTPAQISAPGLREAALPAASGTTNPPSADVSFPDSGFQSTGDQQVAQEDSFLSSGTADSLKTVRALSPVRSGFAGCGNGVDSADCSLLEQYLSSVQQREEEAEEVISDRTETPQPSSPASPSKTTQSSSPPPKAADNQSEVQRTEETTPGPV is encoded by the exons ATGGGTGTATCAGATTTACAGTTTGATACAAATGCTG GACCTGTGGTGGATCTTTCAGCCAGCGGTATGCAAAAGCTGGATCCTAGTTTCACCTGCTCCGAGGACACCCACACTCTCATTCTGGACCGTAACCACATTATGAAACTGGACCACCTGGAAAGGAGTCCAGGCCTTCAGCAG CTCTCTGTAGCCAGTAACCGTCTGGTCAGAATGATGGGTGTGTCTCGGCTAACAGAGCTGAGAGTCCTCAATCTTCCCAATAACAGTATTGGATACATCGAGGGGCTGAGAGATCTGCCGCACCTGAAATGGCTCAATCTGTCTGGAAACAATATTAag GTCATTGAGCAACTAAACAACTGTGTTTCCCTTCAACACCTGGATCTGTCCGACAATAACATATCTACCATCGGTGATCTGACTAAACTGGTGGCATTAAAG ACACTTTTACTCCATGGAAACAGCATTACAACACTTCGTACTGTTCCTGCTCACCTCCCTGCACATTTATCTATCCTCTCCCTGGCAGAGAATGAGATAAGGGATCTTAATGAA GTGTCATATCTGGCGCCTCTCCATGACATGGAGCAGCTGTCCATTATGAACAACCCTTGTGTTATGGCGACCCCCTCCTTGCCAGGTTGTGATTATCGGCCCTATATTATGAGTTGGTGCCTAAGCCTAAAGGTCCTGGACGGCTACGTTGTGTCACAGAAAGAAGG TCTCAAGGCAGAGTGGCTCTACAGTCAGGGAAAAGGACGTTCATATCGACCTGGTCAGCATGTTCAGCTTGTTCAGTACCTGGCCACAGTTTGCCCTCTGACGTCATCGCCGGCCCTCGAGACGGCCGAAGATGCCAAACTGGAGAAGATCCTCAGTAAGCAGAG GTTTCACCAAAGGCAGCTGTTGGAGGAGACTGGAGGAGGCTGTCCCAGCCCTCCTCGTCCAACTCAGCTGGATGTGGAGAGCCACAGTCCTTCACATGCAGTCCCACAGGGGGGAGctagagagatgaagaaaatcaGTCCGCCCGCATCAGCCACTGCTCCATCGGTCCGGGAGGCAG AGCCAGTCATGCAGTTTAACACCTGGGTGGGCTGTGATTCTTCCCACCCACCATTGCAAGTAGTTCACAGCCCAAGGCTCGGAGAGGAGCCCATCTTTTTAGAGGACGTGCAGACAGATGAGGACAAACTCAATGGCAGCACGCTTTCCTCAGAGTCCACCTTTCTCCCCTTCACATCGGATCTGGAGGCACAGACGACCCACTCTGACAGCGAGGATGAGACGGAGACATTTGAACCTGATTCCCTGGCTCCGAAGCGGCCAGCACAGCCcaaaaagcacaacacaaacaagacacaccATTCTCCCCCAGTGGATAAGAAAGACAGGGGTCTTGAAAAGGATGCTATGTCTGGTGCAGCCACAACAGCTGGATCACTGGAGGTCAGAGTTAGGGCACCACAAAATGATCTGGAAATATCGTCCGACTTTGGTAAAGCGGAGTTGGAAGAAGCCCCCAAACAGGAAGAAGTTGGTACGTGTGCCAGTAAATCAAGTGCGATGGAAGCAGACAGGGCAGCGGTCAAAATCCAGTCATGGTGGAGGGGACAGCACACTCGCTGTTGTCACCCCATGGCCAGAGAGGTGCGCAGCGAAATCCGCCTGCGCAGGATGCAAGAACacatcctcttcctgtctgaaagGCTCGATAG GGTGCAGCAGCAGTATGAAGAAGAAAGGTTACAAAGGCTCGTTCAGgaagaagctgtgaagttcctGTGGAAAGAG CTCCAGTCTATGCAGCAGTGGAAGCagtctgtggagcagcagctggccaCCATTACTCAGGCTGTCACCCCGGCTCAGATCTCAGCTCCAGGACTACGCGAGGCTGCCCTGCCTGCTGCATCCGGCACGACAAACCCACCCAGTGCAGATGTCTCCTTCCCTGACTCCGGCTTCCAGTCAACAGGTGATCAGCAGGTGGCGCAGGAGGACAGCTTCCTGAGCAGCGGGACGGCAGACTCTTTGAAGACAGTGCGAGCACTGAGCCCCGTTCGCAGCGGCTTCGCTGGTTGTGGCAATGGTGTGGACAGCGCAGACTGCAGCCTGCTGGAGCAGTAcctctcctctgtgcagcagagggaggaggaggccgaggaggtTATCAGTGATAGAACAGAAACACCACAGCCCTCCTCACCAGCATCACccagcaaaacaacacagtcCAGTTCCCCCCCGCCGAAGGCCGCTGACAACCAATCAGAAGTGCAAAGAACGGAGGAAACCACTCCTGGCCCTGTGTGA
- the rpl24 gene encoding large ribosomal subunit protein eL24, producing the protein MKVELCSFSGYKIYPGHGRRYARIDGKVFQFLNAKCESAFLAKRNPRQINWTVLYRRKHKKGQSEEVAKKRTRRAVKFQRAITGASLAEIMAKRNQKPEVRKAQREQAIRAAKEAKKAKQAAKKPAAPSAKASTKTAQKPKIAKPMKVSAPRVGGKR; encoded by the exons ATGAA GGTCGAGTTGTGCAGTTTCAGCGGGTATAAAATATACCCCGGCCATGGCCGCCGATACGCCAGGATAGACGGAAAG GTGTTCCAGTTTCTGAACGCCAAATGTGAGTCTGCCTTCTTGGCCAAGAGGAATCCACGACAGATCAACTGGACTGTGCTGTACAGACGCAAGCACAAGAAGGGACAGTCT GAAGAGGTGGCAAAGAAGCGTACCCGCCGTGCCGTGAAATTCCAGAGGGCCATCACTGGGGCCTCCCTGGCTGAGATCATGGCCAAGAGGAACCAGAAGCCCGAGGTCCGCAAGGCCCAGAGGGAGCAGGCCATCAG AGCTGCCAAGGAGGCCAAGAAGGCAAAGCAGGCAGCCAAGAAGCCAGCTGCTCCAAGTGCAAAG GCCTCTACCAAGACTGCGCAGAAACCCAAGATTGCTAAGCCCATGAAGGTCAGCGCACCCCGCGTCGGTGGAAAACGCTAA